TGACATCCGAGCGCCGCTACGCCACGCTGACGGCGTTCGTCATCGAGAGGCAGGCGGCAATCACCGACCTTGCGATCGACATGTTCTGCAAACTGATCGGCAGCACACGTCGCAAGGCTGAACTGAGCCGCACAGAACGCCGGCTGAAAGAAGCCGAGATTCTTGATGGGGTGGCGCTCGATCATCTCAAGCTTGGCGAGGCGCTTCTGGCCGCCCGTGAGAGCAACACCGATCTCGCATCCGCAATTGCAGTCTCACTCGGCTGGGACGGATTGACCGCCAGCATGGCGGCAGCCAGGTCCGTCGTGCGCCCCGATCGCAGCGACGAATTCGATGAGCTCATAGAGCGGCACAAATCGCTGCGAAAGCTGGGCAGGCTCATGGTCGGCGCGTTCTCTTTCCGGTCGTTTCGTCCCGATGATCCGGTTTTGAGGGCAGTGGATCATCTGCGTGCGCTCTACAGTGGCAGGAAACTACCCGCGCAGGTGCCGTTCGCGTTCATGACCCGCAAGTGGCGGCGACGTGTGCGCTCGGACGGTGTCACCATCGACCTGCGGGCCTGGGAAGTGGCGGTGCTCGTTCACCTGCGGGAGCGCCTGCGGGCCGGCGACATATGGGTTGATGGCAGCCGGGCATGGCGCAGTTTCGAGGATTATCTTCTGCCTCGACCGATCTTCGCCCTGATGCGCGCCGAAGGGCGGCTCGGGCTTGCCATCCCTGACAGCTTTGCCGAATGGCGAGCCGAACGAACCGCCACACTCGACGCGAAACTCAAAGAGCTGGCAAGGGCGGCGGCCGCCAACGCCATTCCAGATGCGGCTATTTCCGACAAGGGTTTGTCGGTCTCCCCGATCCGCGAGGAGGAGCGTGACAGGATCGTCGCGCTCAGCCGGCGTCTTTATATCCTCGTGCCCCGGATCAGGATCACCAGCCTGCTTGCTGAGGTCCACAGCTGGACCAGGTTCCTTGACAGCTTCACACACTATCGCACCGGCGAGACGGCGAACGATGAGGCAGCACTGATGGCCGCTATCCTTGCCGACGCCACCAATGCCGGTGCTGAACGCATGGCGGAAAGCTCACGCGGCGTCACAATCCACCAGATGATGCTAATGGTGGATCGGCATCTACGATCAGAAACCTACGCCACGGCGACTGCCGTGCTGGTCGATGCGCAGCAAGCCCATCCGTTCGCCGAGGTCTGGGGCGACGGTCATATCTCCTCCTCGGACGGGCAGTTCTTTCCGGCAGGCGGGCGCGGTGAAGCCAGTCTCGAATACAATGCAAAATACGGCAAAAGACCAGGTGCCTCGGTCTATGGCTTCCTGTCCAATCGTTTCGCCTCCTTTTTCTCCCGGATGATCCAGGCGTCCGAGAGCGAAGCGCCCTACGTGCTCGACGGCCTCCTTCACAACGAGAGCTCGGTCGAAATCCATGAGCATGCAACCGATACCGCCGGCGCGACCGAAACGACATTCGCTATGTTCCACGGTTTCGGCTATAGGCTCATTCCCCGTATCCGCAATCTCGGCAATCGCAGGCTCTTCGTCATCGATCCCGACCCGGCGTACGAGCCGCTCGGGGCGCTGATCGCGGGAACCGTCAACATGGATGTCATCGAGCAGCACTGGAATGAGGTCTTGCGGTTGAAGGCATCGATCGGCGCGGGCCTGGTGCCGCCGTCCGTCATCCTCAAGAAGCTTGCCGCATCGCCTCGGCAAAACCGGCTCAATCAGGCGCTGCGTGAAATGGGCCGGATTGAACGCTCGATCTTCATCTGCGACTGGTTGCTCGACACCAAGCTCCGGCGCAGATCGCATGCCATCCTCAACAAGGGTGAAAGCCGTCACGCCCTTGCCCGGGCGGTCTTCCTCCACCAGCTTGGCGAGCTGCGCAACCGCGTGGCGGAAACCATGGCCTATCGGGCGTCAGGTCTCAACCTCGTCGTCAACGCCATTATCCTGTGGAACACCGTCTATCTCAGCCGCGCTGTCGATTATGTCCGCACCCAGGGCATTGATATTCCCGCCGAGCTGCTCTCCCAGGTCGCACCGCTTCCCTGGGCTCATATCGCACTCACCGGCGACTATCTCTGGAACGAAATTGACCGACCCCTCGA
The genomic region above belongs to Rhizobium leguminosarum and contains:
- a CDS encoding Tn3 family transposase translates to MAFLDAQSRTVLFDPPDVYEEALARYALSAEDIAFARAHRRSNNRLGFAIQLALVRDLGRPLRAGEVPPQAVISVVADQLGIDAAVFALYAQREETRREHTREIVVALDLQPVRASDYRSLITAAAREAAATEQGEPITKAVIEALKERKLLVPVPELLIRLAMAGRAAARRQAYRGLIRGMEQPSIEALDQLLIDRSGDRSHLGWIAEAPEGTKLKNLKGLIARLEVLRSAAISDERRKTIHANRYGIIARDARILHAREIRRLTSERRYATLTAFVIERQAAITDLAIDMFCKLIGSTRRKAELSRTERRLKEAEILDGVALDHLKLGEALLAARESNTDLASAIAVSLGWDGLTASMAAARSVVRPDRSDEFDELIERHKSLRKLGRLMVGAFSFRSFRPDDPVLRAVDHLRALYSGRKLPAQVPFAFMTRKWRRRVRSDGVTIDLRAWEVAVLVHLRERLRAGDIWVDGSRAWRSFEDYLLPRPIFALMRAEGRLGLAIPDSFAEWRAERTATLDAKLKELARAAAANAIPDAAISDKGLSVSPIREEERDRIVALSRRLYILVPRIRITSLLAEVHSWTRFLDSFTHYRTGETANDEAALMAAILADATNAGAERMAESSRGVTIHQMMLMVDRHLRSETYATATAVLVDAQQAHPFAEVWGDGHISSSDGQFFPAGGRGEASLEYNAKYGKRPGASVYGFLSNRFASFFSRMIQASESEAPYVLDGLLHNESSVEIHEHATDTAGATETTFAMFHGFGYRLIPRIRNLGNRRLFVIDPDPAYEPLGALIAGTVNMDVIEQHWNEVLRLKASIGAGLVPPSVILKKLAASPRQNRLNQALREMGRIERSIFICDWLLDTKLRRRSHAILNKGESRHALARAVFLHQLGELRNRVAETMAYRASGLNLVVNAIILWNTVYLSRAVDYVRTQGIDIPAELLSQVAPLPWAHIALTGDYLWNEIDRPLERFRPIRANRFNPNNFAFP